From a single Nostoc edaphicum CCNP1411 genomic region:
- a CDS encoding ATP-binding protein — MREELENFFERNYNYHTKKLSYTTAPEPNYTTYPELPNNVSELNQNPFIPFSGRVEEKDLFFDREREMRRVFEVLNSGSSIVLIGEEGIGKSSLLWMICQEVETRLNVKRQPVFLDLNLLHNESQFYSELCYEIGIPDSKDYQLTRNLRSCKILLAIDNVGKLTGEGFTRNIRDYLRGLAEGSNAPLKLILAATKPLNNLFKDSQEQGNTSPLAGICQEEHIHPWNEATMRAFITNRLARTSVSFTEEEIIQLIQESGGHPRKLMQLCYRTYSRYVEGLQ, encoded by the coding sequence TTGAGGGAAGAACTTGAAAACTTTTTTGAGAGAAATTACAATTACCATACTAAAAAACTATCTTATACCACTGCGCCAGAACCAAATTATACTACTTATCCAGAGTTACCTAATAATGTATCTGAGCTAAATCAAAATCCCTTCATTCCTTTTAGTGGCAGAGTAGAAGAAAAGGATCTATTCTTTGACCGAGAGCGCGAAATGCGGCGAGTATTTGAGGTGTTGAATAGCGGTAGTAGTATTGTTTTAATTGGGGAAGAGGGAATCGGAAAATCCTCGCTGCTATGGATGATTTGCCAAGAAGTAGAAACTCGTCTAAATGTTAAACGTCAGCCAGTTTTCTTAGACCTGAATTTACTTCATAATGAAAGTCAATTTTATAGTGAGTTGTGCTACGAGATTGGTATACCTGACAGTAAAGACTATCAGTTAACCCGCAATTTGCGAAGTTGTAAAATACTACTGGCTATAGACAATGTAGGAAAACTTACAGGTGAAGGTTTTACTCGCAACATAAGGGATTATTTGCGCGGTTTAGCTGAAGGAAGTAATGCTCCGTTGAAGCTGATTTTAGCTGCCACCAAACCCCTAAACAACCTTTTTAAGGATAGTCAGGAGCAAGGTAATACTTCTCCGTTGGCAGGTATTTGCCAAGAGGAACACATTCATCCTTGGAATGAAGCTACTATGCGTGCTTTTATTACCAACCGTTTGGCTAGAACTTCAGTGAGTTTTACTGAAGAAGAAATCATCCAACTCATCCAAGAAAGTGGCGGACATCCTCGAAAACTGATGCAACTGTGTTATCGAACTTATTCGCGGTATGTGGAGGGTTTGCAATGA
- a CDS encoding ABC transporter substrate-binding protein encodes MTWFSLSVKRWGRITQFLSLFCLCLFLVVSCAPGPNSSTPPPGSVNSPTGDGRITIGTTAKPRTLDPADTYELASLGLVFNMSDRLYTYQPGSTEIEPQLATALPKVTQDGLTYTIPLRQGVVFHDGTPFNAQAMAFTLNRFIQNKGKPSFLLGDIVDSVNTTGEYELTIKLKKPFAAFPSLLAFPGVCALSPKAYELGAGKFKPNTFVGTGPYKLAQYGTDSIRFDAFDKYWGEKPANKGVNVQIQTSPVNLFNAFRTGAVDIAYLSLQPDQNRSLEEGAKKGDWQAIAAQGSVVSYLVLNRNQQPLDKLEVRQAIASIIDRPLLNQRALLGQADPLYSMIPTTFNVSQPLFKDKYGDANFEQAKKLLTTAGFSKENPAKVQIWYPSSSPTRSLAAQTLKSLVDTKMDGILQFEVTQAEGPAFFKDISKGLYPAALLDWYPDFLDPDNYVQPFLSCDKGSVAKGCEDGGSQTQGSFYYSEAINKLIDQQRKEQNPEARQKIFTEIQTQVTTDVPYVPLWQNKDYVFARNGVNSVQLNPTQILVYHTIKK; translated from the coding sequence ATGACCTGGTTTTCCTTGTCCGTGAAACGGTGGGGTCGGATTACACAATTCCTATCTTTGTTCTGTCTATGTTTATTTTTGGTTGTTAGTTGCGCTCCTGGTCCTAATTCTTCTACGCCACCACCGGGTTCTGTAAATAGCCCTACAGGTGATGGTCGTATTACTATAGGTACAACAGCAAAGCCAAGAACCCTTGATCCGGCTGATACCTATGAGTTAGCATCCTTGGGTTTAGTGTTTAATATGAGCGATCGCCTCTACACTTACCAACCAGGAAGCACGGAAATTGAGCCACAACTCGCCACAGCATTACCCAAAGTTACTCAAGATGGCTTAACTTATACAATTCCCTTGCGTCAGGGAGTAGTTTTTCACGATGGGACTCCCTTCAACGCCCAAGCAATGGCGTTTACGCTCAACCGCTTTATTCAAAATAAAGGAAAACCCTCATTCTTATTAGGTGATATAGTAGATTCGGTAAATACCACAGGCGAGTATGAGTTAACCATCAAGCTGAAAAAGCCCTTTGCAGCGTTTCCTTCACTGTTGGCTTTTCCTGGGGTATGTGCGCTTTCACCAAAAGCTTACGAACTCGGTGCAGGTAAATTCAAGCCGAATACCTTTGTGGGGACTGGCCCTTACAAGTTAGCGCAGTATGGTACTGATTCCATCCGATTTGATGCCTTTGATAAGTATTGGGGAGAAAAACCAGCTAACAAGGGTGTTAACGTCCAAATTCAAACTAGTCCGGTTAATTTGTTTAATGCTTTTCGTACAGGCGCAGTCGATATAGCTTATCTGTCGCTACAGCCAGATCAAAATCGCAGTTTAGAAGAAGGAGCAAAAAAAGGGGATTGGCAAGCGATCGCAGCTCAAGGTAGTGTAGTAAGTTATCTGGTATTAAACCGGAATCAGCAGCCTTTAGATAAATTAGAGGTAAGACAAGCGATCGCATCAATAATTGACCGTCCACTTTTAAATCAGCGGGCGTTACTTGGTCAAGCAGATCCGCTTTATAGCATGATTCCTACAACGTTCAATGTTTCTCAGCCATTATTCAAAGATAAATATGGCGATGCTAACTTTGAACAAGCTAAAAAATTATTAACTACTGCTGGTTTCTCCAAAGAAAATCCCGCAAAAGTACAAATTTGGTATCCTTCTAGTTCGCCTACTCGTAGTTTGGCAGCACAGACACTCAAATCTCTTGTGGATACCAAAATGGATGGAATACTGCAATTTGAAGTTACCCAAGCAGAAGGGCCTGCCTTTTTTAAAGATATTTCCAAGGGATTATATCCAGCAGCTTTACTTGATTGGTATCCAGACTTTTTAGATCCAGATAATTACGTCCAGCCGTTTTTGTCTTGTGACAAAGGTTCAGTTGCTAAAGGATGCGAAGATGGAGGCAGTCAAACTCAAGGTTCGTTCTACTATAGCGAAGCTATAAATAAACTGATTGATCAGCAACGCAAAGAACAAAACCCTGAAGCGCGTCAGAAAATTTTTACCGAAATTCAAACCCAAGTAACAACTGATGTACCTTACGTTCCCTTATGGCAAAACAAAGACTATGTATTTGCCCGAAATGGTGTGAACAGCGTACAACTTAACCCTACCCAAATTTTGGTTTATCACACAATTAAGAAGTAG
- a CDS encoding DUF4231 domain-containing protein, with amino-acid sequence MGKKDSYQEFLKEDFNKLFAGMNLGDVQKHFLRSRWLDQVLWMEAKANSSRDRHYYLRITTIIGGVILPALVSLNINTTPKRDIIIWSTFGLSQIVAISAAIEEFFHYGERWRHYRRTVESLKTQGWQFSQLTGPYCNYTSHEQAFNLFAGHVEDIIQRDVEIYATQVVQENKEKKQNQEGHITLQNTKIINLEEKKEEE; translated from the coding sequence ATGGGAAAAAAAGATAGTTATCAGGAATTTTTAAAGGAAGATTTTAACAAGTTATTTGCAGGGATGAACTTAGGCGATGTGCAAAAACATTTTTTGCGATCGCGCTGGTTAGACCAAGTACTCTGGATGGAAGCTAAGGCGAATTCATCGCGCGATCGCCATTATTATTTGCGGATCACAACTATTATCGGTGGTGTAATTCTCCCAGCATTGGTAAGTCTAAACATTAACACCACTCCTAAAAGGGATATCATTATCTGGTCAACTTTTGGTTTGAGCCAAATAGTTGCTATTAGTGCTGCCATTGAAGAGTTTTTTCACTATGGAGAACGCTGGCGACACTATCGCCGTACAGTCGAATCTTTGAAAACCCAAGGGTGGCAATTCTCGCAGTTGACAGGCCCTTATTGTAATTATACAAGCCACGAACAAGCTTTTAATCTGTTCGCAGGTCATGTAGAAGATATTATTCAGCGAGATGTGGAAATATATGCCACTCAAGTTGTACAAGAAAATAAAGAAAAAAAACAGAATCAGGAAGGCCATATCACTCTGCAAAATACAAAGATAATCAATTTGGAAGAGAAGAAAGAGGAAGAATAA
- the psbB gene encoding photosystem II chlorophyll-binding protein CP47 has translation MGLPWYRVHTVVLNDPGRLISVHLMHTALVAGWAGSMALYELAVFDPSDPVLNPMWRQGMFVLPFMSRLGVTQSWGGWNVTGGPSTDPGFWSFEGVAAAHIVLSGLLFLAAVWHWVYWDLELFRDPRTGEPALDLPKMFGIHLFLSGLLCFGFGAFHVTGLFGPGIWVSDAYGITGAAQAVAPEWGPDGFNPYNPGGIAAHHIAAGVVGIIAGLFHLTVRPPERLYKALRMGNIETVLSSSIAAVFFAAFVVAGTMWYGNAATPIELFGPTRYQWDQGYFRQEIQRRVQTGVAQGETLDQAWSQIPEKLAFYDYVGNSPAKGGLFRTGPMVKGDGIAQSWQGHAVFKDSEGRELTVRRLPNFFETFPVILTDADGVVRADIPFRRAESKYSFEQSGVTVSFFGGDLNGKTFTEPADVKKYARKAQGGEIFEFDRETLNSDGVFRTSPRGWFTFGHAVFALLFFFGHLWHGARTIYRDVFAGVDADLEEQVEWGLFQKVGDKSTRRKEAL, from the coding sequence ATGGGACTACCCTGGTACCGAGTACATACAGTCGTTCTGAATGATCCAGGGCGACTGATTTCTGTACACTTAATGCACACAGCCTTAGTAGCAGGCTGGGCTGGTTCGATGGCACTCTACGAACTAGCTGTTTTTGATCCTAGCGATCCAGTTCTCAATCCGATGTGGCGTCAAGGGATGTTCGTTCTGCCCTTCATGTCACGTTTGGGCGTTACCCAATCTTGGGGTGGTTGGAACGTTACTGGTGGCCCATCCACTGATCCTGGCTTCTGGTCATTTGAAGGCGTTGCTGCGGCTCACATTGTCCTTTCCGGTCTTTTATTCCTAGCTGCCGTATGGCACTGGGTTTACTGGGATTTGGAACTCTTTAGAGATCCCCGCACTGGTGAACCGGCTCTCGACTTGCCAAAAATGTTTGGCATTCACCTGTTCTTATCTGGTCTACTTTGTTTTGGCTTTGGTGCTTTTCACGTCACCGGACTATTTGGGCCGGGGATATGGGTTTCTGACGCTTATGGTATAACTGGCGCCGCGCAAGCAGTAGCACCAGAATGGGGGCCAGATGGTTTTAACCCCTATAACCCTGGTGGCATTGCGGCTCACCACATTGCCGCTGGTGTTGTTGGTATTATTGCAGGCTTATTCCACCTCACAGTTAGACCCCCCGAACGGCTCTACAAAGCCCTACGGATGGGGAACATTGAAACAGTACTTTCTAGCAGTATTGCAGCAGTCTTCTTTGCTGCTTTCGTTGTTGCTGGTACTATGTGGTACGGTAACGCCGCCACACCCATCGAATTATTTGGCCCTACCCGCTATCAATGGGATCAAGGCTACTTCCGTCAAGAAATTCAGCGCCGCGTCCAAACAGGCGTTGCTCAAGGTGAAACCCTTGACCAAGCTTGGTCGCAGATTCCTGAAAAATTGGCTTTCTACGATTACGTCGGTAATAGCCCCGCTAAAGGCGGTCTATTCCGTACAGGGCCAATGGTGAAGGGTGATGGCATTGCCCAATCTTGGCAAGGTCACGCCGTTTTCAAAGATTCTGAAGGACGGGAATTGACCGTGCGTCGTCTCCCCAACTTCTTTGAAACCTTCCCAGTGATTTTGACTGATGCAGATGGAGTTGTCCGCGCTGACATTCCCTTCCGTCGGGCAGAATCTAAGTATAGCTTCGAGCAATCTGGTGTCACCGTTAGTTTCTTTGGTGGCGATCTGAATGGTAAGACCTTTACAGAACCAGCTGATGTGAAGAAGTATGCCCGTAAAGCTCAAGGTGGTGAAATCTTTGAATTTGACCGAGAAACCTTGAACTCTGATGGTGTATTCCGCACCAGTCCTAGAGGTTGGTTTACCTTTGGACACGCCGTATTTGCTCTGTTGTTCTTCTTTGGTCATCTCTGGCATGGCGCTCGGACAATCTACCGAGACGTATTTGCTGGTGTTGATGCGGATCTAGAAGAGCAAGTTGAGTGGGGTCTGTTCCAGAAAGTGGGTGACAAGTCAACCCGCCGGAAGGAAGCCCTCTAA
- a CDS encoding 30S ribosomal protein S1, whose amino-acid sequence MVNQNLTATEIGFTHEDFAALLDKYDYHFSPGDVVPGTVFSIEPRGALIDIGAKTAAYIPIQEMSINRVDSPEEVLQSNETREFFILTDENEDGQLTLSIRRIEYMRAWERVRQLQAEDATVRSGVFATNRGGALVRIEGLRGFIPGSHISTRKPKEELVGEELPLKFLEVDEERNRLVLSHRRALVERKMNRLEVGEVVIGTVRGIKPYGAFIDIGGVSGLLHISEISHEHIDTPHSVFNVNDEVKVMIIDLDAERGRISLSTKQLEPEPGDMIKNRDLVYDKAEEMAAKYREQLLAKQQGATAAPAAPAEVVAEEDIPPAAELEEEIPPAAELEEEIPPAAEIEEVIPVVAEIEEEIPAATETEEEIPAAIEE is encoded by the coding sequence ATGGTCAATCAGAATTTAACCGCTACAGAAATTGGATTCACTCACGAAGATTTCGCTGCTCTACTTGACAAATACGATTATCATTTTAGCCCTGGTGATGTTGTCCCAGGAACAGTTTTCAGTATAGAGCCGCGCGGCGCTCTGATTGACATTGGTGCTAAAACCGCAGCATATATACCTATACAAGAAATGTCTATTAACCGGGTGGATAGCCCGGAAGAAGTATTACAGTCAAACGAAACGCGCGAATTTTTCATCCTTACCGATGAAAACGAAGATGGTCAATTAACCCTTTCCATTCGCCGTATTGAATATATGCGGGCTTGGGAGCGCGTGCGACAGCTACAAGCAGAAGATGCTACTGTCCGTTCTGGCGTGTTTGCAACCAATCGCGGTGGTGCATTGGTACGGATTGAGGGATTACGTGGCTTTATCCCAGGTTCTCACATTAGTACCCGCAAACCTAAAGAAGAATTAGTAGGCGAAGAACTGCCATTGAAATTCTTAGAGGTGGATGAAGAACGTAACCGCTTAGTTCTATCTCATCGTCGGGCACTGGTTGAGCGCAAGATGAACCGCCTAGAAGTCGGCGAAGTAGTGATTGGTACTGTTCGTGGTATCAAGCCCTATGGTGCTTTCATCGACATTGGTGGTGTCAGTGGTCTACTGCACATTTCTGAGATTTCTCACGAACATATTGATACACCCCATAGCGTGTTCAATGTCAATGATGAAGTGAAAGTTATGATCATTGACTTGGATGCAGAAAGGGGTCGGATTTCCCTATCTACCAAGCAGCTAGAACCCGAACCCGGTGACATGATTAAAAACCGGGATTTGGTCTACGATAAGGCGGAAGAAATGGCTGCTAAGTATCGTGAACAGCTGTTAGCCAAGCAACAAGGTGCTACTGCTGCGCCTGCTGCACCTGCCGAAGTTGTAGCAGAGGAAGATATTCCACCAGCGGCGGAACTTGAAGAAGAAATTCCACCAGCAGCGGAACTAGAAGAAGAAATTCCACCAGCAGCAGAAATTGAGGAAGTAATTCCAGTAGTTGCGGAAATTGAAGAAGAGATTCCAGCAGCAACGGAAACTGAAGAAGAAATTCCAGCAGCTATTGAAGAATAA
- a CDS encoding ABC transporter permease: MSRSKALQYYIVSRLLLAPLQLLTIITIVFLLLRATPGDPADAILGGRAPEAAKEELRKQLGLNLPLWLQYLNYLGSILRFDLGTSLMSRGQNVWDIIGQYFPATVELAVCSMAVALIVGIAVGTLSASRPGTYFDVGGRLFGIITYALPMFWAGMLLQLIFSVQLGWFPNSNRFPPNLPAPTPVTGLYTIDSLLGGNFIQFFTSLHHLALPSLTLGILLSGIFERIVRVNLKQTLQADYVEAARARGIGENKILASHALKNALIPVITVLGLTFASLLGGAILTEVTFSWPGLANRLYQAIADRDYPTVQGVLVFFGAIVVSASILIDILNAYVDPRIRY, from the coding sequence ATGTCTCGTTCTAAAGCTTTACAGTATTACATTGTTTCTCGCTTGCTTCTTGCGCCACTTCAGCTATTAACAATCATCACCATTGTATTTCTCTTACTAAGAGCAACACCAGGAGATCCAGCAGATGCAATTCTTGGTGGACGTGCGCCAGAAGCTGCTAAAGAGGAATTGCGAAAACAACTTGGTTTAAACCTTCCCCTGTGGCTACAGTACCTAAATTATTTGGGAAGCATACTGCGCTTTGACTTGGGAACCTCTTTAATGAGTCGCGGACAAAATGTTTGGGACATAATTGGGCAATATTTCCCGGCGACGGTGGAGTTAGCAGTATGTAGTATGGCGGTTGCACTCATCGTTGGAATTGCGGTTGGGACACTTTCCGCCTCTCGTCCTGGGACATATTTTGATGTCGGTGGGCGCTTATTTGGGATCATCACCTACGCACTTCCCATGTTTTGGGCGGGAATGCTTTTGCAGTTGATTTTCTCAGTCCAACTGGGTTGGTTTCCAAATTCCAACCGCTTTCCGCCCAATCTGCCGGCGCCGACTCCTGTCACTGGGTTGTATACAATTGATAGCTTACTCGGTGGAAACTTCATTCAGTTTTTCACATCTTTGCACCATCTGGCTCTACCGAGTCTCACACTAGGAATTTTGCTCAGTGGAATTTTTGAGCGAATTGTGCGAGTGAATTTGAAGCAAACCTTGCAAGCCGATTATGTAGAAGCCGCTAGAGCCAGAGGGATTGGTGAAAATAAGATTTTAGCCTCCCATGCTTTAAAAAATGCGCTAATTCCAGTGATTACAGTCTTGGGATTAACCTTTGCGTCTCTGTTGGGTGGGGCGATTTTGACAGAGGTAACATTTTCTTGGCCTGGGTTAGCAAATCGACTGTATCAAGCGATCGCCGATCGTGATTATCCCACAGTCCAGGGAGTGCTAGTCTTTTTTGGTGCGATCGTTGTCAGTGCCAGCATTTTAATTGATATTTTAAATGCTTATGTAGATCCGCGAATTCGATATTAG
- a CDS encoding HAD family hydrolase: protein MASIKCRNITFDNIQAILFDKNGTLEDSETYLRSLAQKAARLIDAQIPGTGEPLLMAFGINGSFLDPAGLISVASRRETEVAAAAYIAETGRGWFECLKIARQALDEAEKYIGQTPSPLFVGSLEILKYLQEGGLKLGILSAATTEEVRNFVVNHQLSDYIELEMGVDEGPSKPDPILFLQACQALGVEPGATLMVGDSVGDMQMARNAKAAGCIGITWVGKSDNVRGADVVINQLDEIQILED from the coding sequence GTGGCAAGCATTAAATGTAGAAATATCACTTTTGATAATATCCAGGCAATTTTGTTTGACAAAAACGGTACTCTAGAAGATTCAGAAACGTATTTGCGATCGCTTGCACAAAAGGCAGCAAGATTAATAGACGCTCAAATCCCTGGAACCGGGGAACCCCTATTAATGGCATTTGGCATCAATGGTAGTTTTCTAGACCCCGCAGGTTTAATATCAGTAGCGAGTCGCCGCGAAACAGAAGTTGCGGCTGCGGCATATATTGCTGAAACTGGAAGAGGATGGTTTGAGTGCTTAAAAATAGCCCGTCAAGCTTTAGATGAAGCGGAGAAATACATTGGACAAACTCCTTCACCACTGTTTGTAGGTAGCTTAGAAATTTTGAAATACCTGCAAGAAGGTGGACTAAAACTTGGTATCCTTTCAGCCGCGACAACTGAAGAAGTACGTAATTTTGTTGTTAATCACCAGTTAAGTGATTATATCGAGTTGGAAATGGGAGTAGATGAGGGGCCGAGTAAACCAGATCCAATACTATTTTTGCAAGCTTGCCAAGCTTTGGGAGTCGAACCAGGCGCTACATTAATGGTGGGTGATTCAGTTGGTGATATGCAAATGGCACGTAATGCTAAAGCCGCAGGTTGTATTGGTATCACTTGGGTAGGTAAGTCAGATAATGTCCGAGGTGCGGATGTGGTAATTAATCAACTCGATGAAATCCAGATTTTAGAGGATTAA
- a CDS encoding AI-2E family transporter has product MLNGWLLIQVVQYFQPLVSIIAAAILLAFVLNYPIQFLQEQGVKRNLAIGGVLLLTLVILVALGITLVPLIIQQLVELANILPSWIDSGTQQLQTFQDWALSQQQLPINLSGLFTQVLERLSNQLQSFTGRILGFAVDTIGIVLNVLLAVVLTIYLTLNGERLWDGIFQWFPHNIGLRVRELLREDFHNYFIGQATLGAVLGVTITLVFLALQVPLALLFGIGIGLFSLFPFGTGVGIAIVSLLVALQNFWLGVEVLGIAVAIDQVNSNIIAPRILSNLTGLNPVWVVISLLLGAKLGGVLGLLIAIPIASFIKDTTDSWRAGEFNKIDDIESEPIAVISDRAGTYS; this is encoded by the coding sequence ATTCTCAACGGCTGGCTATTAATCCAGGTTGTACAGTATTTTCAACCCTTGGTTAGCATTATTGCCGCCGCCATCCTACTGGCTTTTGTACTGAATTATCCAATCCAGTTTCTTCAGGAACAAGGGGTGAAACGCAACTTAGCTATCGGGGGAGTGTTGCTTTTGACTCTGGTGATTTTAGTAGCTCTAGGCATCACCTTGGTTCCCCTAATTATTCAACAACTCGTGGAACTGGCTAATATTTTGCCCAGTTGGATTGATTCTGGTACTCAACAGCTGCAAACTTTTCAAGATTGGGCGTTAAGTCAACAGCAACTTCCTATTAATTTGAGTGGTTTATTTACCCAAGTTCTAGAACGATTATCTAACCAACTTCAGTCCTTCACTGGTAGAATTCTTGGTTTTGCCGTCGATACCATTGGTATTGTCCTCAACGTGCTACTAGCGGTAGTGCTGACTATCTACCTAACATTGAATGGTGAGCGTCTTTGGGACGGAATTTTTCAGTGGTTTCCCCATAACATTGGGTTAAGAGTGCGGGAATTACTGCGAGAGGATTTCCATAATTACTTCATCGGTCAAGCAACATTGGGAGCTGTATTAGGGGTGACAATTACACTGGTATTTTTGGCGTTGCAAGTTCCCTTAGCTCTACTTTTTGGCATTGGTATTGGCTTGTTTTCACTCTTCCCCTTTGGTACTGGAGTCGGTATCGCCATCGTAAGTTTGTTGGTAGCCCTGCAAAATTTTTGGTTAGGAGTAGAAGTCTTAGGTATAGCTGTTGCCATTGACCAAGTTAATTCTAATATTATTGCACCTCGAATTCTCAGCAATTTGACTGGTTTAAATCCTGTGTGGGTGGTGATTTCTTTATTGCTGGGGGCAAAGTTGGGAGGAGTGCTGGGTTTGTTAATTGCAATCCCTATTGCCAGTTTTATCAAGGATACAACAGATAGCTGGCGGGCTGGAGAGTTTAATAAGATAGATGATATAGAGTCAGAACCTATTGCGGTAATAAGTGATAGAGCAGGGACTTATAGTTAA
- a CDS encoding photosystem II reaction center protein T — MESVAYILIFTLCIGTLFFAIAFREPPRFEKPKDK, encoded by the coding sequence ATGGAAAGCGTTGCGTACATCTTGATTTTTACTCTGTGTATAGGTACTCTGTTTTTTGCGATCGCATTTCGCGAACCCCCTCGCTTTGAGAAACCAAAAGATAAGTAG